Genomic segment of Bos taurus isolate L1 Dominette 01449 registration number 42190680 breed Hereford chromosome 6, ARS-UCD2.0, whole genome shotgun sequence:
cagctggtaaagaatctgcctgcaatgcaggagaccccggtttgattcctgggtcaggaagaactttGGTACTATAGAGGGTAACTTGCTAACAAGTCATGCTGAGTGGGTCATCAAATCTCAACGTTAGATAGAATTTCAACATCCCCACCACTTAGCTATTTAGGAGTGATTTATTAATTGCAAAGAGCAACTTGTAAACTCATATTTTTGTATCCTCTCATCTATATTTTCACAGTAGAGATGGATTAAacccttaaaacacacacatgcatgcacagcaAGCAAGAAGTTTCCAGGACTCACAAGAAAAGGATAAGGATAAAGCTGGAATCTCTTAAAATGTTTTGTGCCTATAAAGATGAGTGTGACAAGAAGTAGATTTACTGTAATGGGTCATTATAGATGAAAGGGGCCTGGAGGTGGAAGAGGCTTCAAGGAAAGACACCAATAATATAGAAATATCTGACTAGTGCCATGTGATGTATTAAGATAATGAGAGACCTGCCATTAAGCTGCTCAAATGCCAAGTCCTGACTTTGGCAATGGCTGGATATATTAGATTATCCAGgtctcattttcctttctatttgtcCATAGATCTCTTCCATCTTAGCTTCCTGCCCTAAAAACTCAGTGCAAATAACTGTCTGATGGGGTAAAGAAGCTGTGTGAAGCAGGTTGCATATAAGGTAGTAGGGAACAATGGAGACTGTGAATAAGAGAGCACAGGACTTGTCTAAAGATGGCAGCCACTATACCAATAGGGGCTCCATGGAAAGGTGGACCTAGTGTTCCCAGAGCTCCTGATTTTTGTTCCACATTATTTGTATGAGCTTTTTTATATGTCAGAAGCTCTCACATATAAACACCTTTCTTACCTTTCTCCAGAGTCACACTAACTGTATTAAAATCACAGCTCTCCCCCTTATTAACTGTGGGAACTTTGAcaagtgtttgttttgtttttcaacttctttgtgcctcagtttccttatctggaatAATGTtagtacctacttcataggaTTGTTATGAGATTAATTCATGTAAAGCATTGAGCACAGCACATGTTATATAGAAAGATTTCCTTACATGTGAACTATTATGATTCTTATTAAAGCACAAAGGGGATCAAATGATGGGTTTGTGGGCCTGATACAGCACATGAACAGTTAGTTTGCTGCCCTTGACCCCACTGAGTTGAGAGGAGAAATCAAGGCCCACAAAGATTAAAGGTAGGGTGAACATCATTCAGCTAGTTgggggtgctgtgctgtgcttagtcaatcagtcgtatctgactctttgtgaccccatggactgtagcctgtcaggctcctctatccgtaggatttcccaggcaagaatactggagtgcgttgccatgccctcctccagggatcgaacccaggcctcctgcattgcaggcggattctttaccatgtcagccaccagggaagcccaggtggggGTGAACTGTCACCATGTCCAGGTTCTTCCCACTGCACTGTGTCCCTTTAAAGGATGAGACAGAGTCCAGGAGGGGTTATAAATTATAAGTATCCTTCAGAAAGAGAGGGGATAGCTGGTGACTGCAGGTGATAATAATGAATTACATTTACACAGAGTGACAGGGATAGGCCTTCATGGTATCTTGCTTTGTAAACAAGTAACAAAATAAGACCATTTATGTACAGTAAGGATACATGGACACAAAAGAACAATACAGGTCTTATAAGGATGTCTTCaaacagaagtgaaaagtgaaagtgttagtcactcagtagtgtctgattctttgtgaccccatggactataatccacctggcttctccatgggattctccaggcaagaatactggagtgggtagccattcccttctccaggggatcttccccacccagggtcaaactcaggtctcttgcaatACAGGCAGagtatttactgtctgagccaccaggaaagcccctgcaAACAGAAAGGTACATTCCAAATCTGTTAGAGTGGTTGTGCCTGTGGAGAGGGGGCAGTGAGGATGGAACATGGGAATAACATCAAATAAAGAAACAGGAGAGAGGGTCATACAGACCAGTGATAATGTGCCCTGAACCAGGAGTATGGGAACTCTGCCTTCTCACATGACCCTCCCTTCCTCCAACTCTCCCCTAACACAGGTAGAGGCCAGCCTCCTCGAAAACTCCTTCTCCCATGCTCACCCTTGTGGTCAGACTACTGCCATGATGTCTTGCAGGTACAGAGAGAATCTGCCCTCCAAGTGCTTCATGGAGCACAAGGGCGGGCTGCCAGGTCCCACCTCCCTGGACAGCCGGCGGTGGAGATTCATGAGAACGGGACAGGATGACTTCAGGAGAGGCTGCCCGCCTTGTGAAGGTCTGGCCACTCTGGGCCCCAGGGAGGGCCTTCTCCCCCAAATTTATCACAGAGCTCCCCCACCTGCCCCTAAGAAGAGGCACGCAGCCCTGTGTTCCAAGCTCTCGCCAGGCCAGCAGGCACGGAAGGCATTCCTGGCAGCCATTGAGGCCCAGCTGACCCTGCACCCCTTGGCTCTTTATCCGGACCTGGAAGAAGACATGCCCACCGAGGTGACCTCCTGTCCCGGGGTTGTGGGTGGGCCTTCCATGGGGCCTGGAGAATGTTGCTCCTTAGATGCCTGGGGAGTTCCCTCCAGGAGTGAGGACGATGACTGTCTCCCTGGGGAGAGTTCTTCTGGGGTGTGGAGCAGCCTTTCAGGAAATGCCGATGACAGCACCATACCGCCAAGAAGCCAGCCAACTTATAAAGGCTCAGCAACCCAGAAATGTTTGACTTCTTTACCTCTGAAGCTCTACCAGTCAATTTTGCTTGTGAGTCTTTTGTGGGGAGAAAACAGTGGAGGAATTGTTCAGTCTTGCTTCTGTCATTTTAGCCTGGTCTTGGGAGGTGTCCATAAGAAGTTATTAATGGATGGGCACCTGAAAAGTCACAGGAAAATTCACCAGATTGCCAGGACCAGAGCTGGGCAGCAGCTGCAATGTGTCATCAATGTCCCAggattctttgactttcagctCCTATATActtagcatgggcttccctggtggctcagtggtaaagaatctacctgcagtgcaggagaggcaggagacatgggttcaatccctgggtcaggaagatcccctggagaaggaagtggcaaactggcccagtattcttgcctggagaatcccatggacagagaagcctggtgggctatggtccgtagggtcgcaaagagtcggacatgacctagtgactgagcacgcacgcatgcatagttgctttacaatgttgtgttagtttctgctatacagcaaagtgtatCAGCTATATGcctacatatatcccctcttttttggacttccttcccatataggtcaccacagggcactgagtagagttccctgtgctctacagtaggttctcattacaACTGGAATTTGTAATCAGTGGTTTGCCCCCTGGGCTTTCCTTCACTACACTCCCGTGGATCAGAGCTTCTGAGTCTGTGACAAAGAGATCCTCTGCACGCATCCTTAAAGGGCACATGGAACTGTGGTTTTTATTCTCATATCTGACCTCATCAAATAGATGTATTGTCTTCCTTCTGAAGCAGGATCTCTTCTTGTGGTGCCGTGGTTGCCACCAGCAACTCTAGATGTCAAttttactttggaaaacaatacATCTTTGCATGGTTCCAGGAAAATTTCATGACCTAATTTCCCTGGGTCTCATTGGGTTAGCCAGTCACCGTAGGCCTGACTGGCCAGGCCAGGCTGCGGTGTGAAGAGCTGTCAGGCCAGTTCAGACCACAAGGACTGAGAATGGAGGGAGAGGTGATTTTCCAAAGAAAAGTCTAGATACTGTTACTCATAGGAGGATGAAtgggtggtgaaagtgaaagtgttagttgctcagtcatgtccaactctttgagaccccacagtctatagcccatcaggcccctctgtccatgggatttcccagacaagaatactggagtggattgcatttccttctccaggggatattcctgacccagggatcaaacctgggtctcctgcattgcaggcagattctttactgtttgagccatcagagaagccctgaaTGGACGGTAGGCAGTCAAAAACCACAGACACCCTCTAGAGGTACTTTTCTCAGGGAGGTACTGGGGTCCAAATGGGCCCAGAGTCACTGTTCTATCTAGAGGAGATGGAAACTTCAGTAAAAAGGCTACACAGCTAATGTCCAGCTGATGGGCATTAACTGGCAGCACCCAGCACCATATTTGCACCGGAACTGATGAATGGTATCGACCAACTAGAAAGGCAAAGTGAAGGGATGTGTTGATCTGTTATCTTTGAGAATCAGAGAGCCCCCTTTTCAGtacatctttcttttctcctaagTTGTTTTCTGTTTGTAGCTCTTATTAAAGGTGCTGGAAGTTCTGGATCCTGACAAGAAGCTGGAAGACACATGGGCCTATTGTCAGGGCatcaggaaaagaatgaaaaaacccacaaaacttttaaaaaaacgtTCGACCCAAGTCTACTTGGGACTGTAAGTATGGTTCTTAACCTCTTGCTCATTCCTGTCCCCTGATGAAACATTCTAGTACAAATCTTCCTCGACTTCACAGTGGGATTGtgttgatcagatcagatcagatcagtcgttcagtcatgtctgactctttgcgaccccatgaatcgcagcacaccaggcctccctatccatcaccaactcccggagttcactcagactcacgtccatcgagtcagtgatgccatccagccatctcatcctctgtcgtccccttctcctcctgctcccaatccctcccagcatcagagtcttttccaatgataagcccataataaatgaaaaataccaTCAGTCAAAAATGCATGCAATATGTTTGACCTACCGAATACCATAGCTTAACCTGGCCCACCTTAAatatgctcagaacacttacattagccttacaattgggcaaaatcatctaacacaaagcctactGTATAATAAAGTATTGACTATCTCACAAAgtttatagacagactacagtACTGAAGGTGAGGAAAATGTTGATTGTGTGGATATAGGGTGGTCGTAAATATATTAGCTGTTGTCCCtcatgatcacatggctggtggGGAACTATGGGTCActgccactgcccagcatcaCCAGACAGGGTCATCATGGCATATCAccagcccaggaaaataaatccAAATTCAAAGTACATTTTCTTCTGCATGACTATTGCTTTGCACTATCGTGAAGTGGAAAAATTCTAAGACGAACTATCATTAAGTCAGTGACTCTCTGTAGTTACCTTCTCAAAGCTTCTCATCTTTagaatactttcagttcagttcagttcagttgctcagtcatgtccaactctttgcgaccccatgaaccacagcacaccagtcttccctgtccatcaccaactcccagagtccacccaaacccatgtccattgtgtcagtgatgccatccaaccatctcatcctctgttatccccttctcctcccgccctcaatctttcccagcatcagggtcttttcaaatgagtcagctctccacatcaggtggccaaagtattggagtttcagcttcaacatcagtccttccaatgaacacccaggactgatctcctttaggatggactggttggatctccttacagtgcaagggactctcaagagtcttctccaacaccacaattcaaaagcatcaattcttcggtgctcagctttcttcacaatccaactctcacatccatacatgactactggaaaaaccacagccttgactagacggacctttgtaggcaaaataatgtctctgctttttaatatgctatttaggttggtcataattttccttccaaagaataagcgtcttttaatttcatggctgcaatcaccgtccgcagtgattttggagccccccaaaataaagtctgacactgtttccactgtttccccatctatttaccatgcagtgatgggaccagatgccatgatcttacttttctgaatgttgaactttaagccaactttttcactctcctctttcactttcatcaagaggctctttagttcttcttcactttactTTAGGACTAATTAAGAATCTTTACAATAATTAAGAGAAGCAAAAGTAATTAAGTTCCTGAGAAGGAGGGAAAGGATCCGTGGGTCCTGCTCTGAGTAGTGTTTAGTGGTGTTtaatctgttgttgtttagttgcctagttgtgtcagactctttttgcgaccccatggactgtagcccaccaggctcctctgtccattgcccgattttcctgggcaagaatactggagtgggttgccacttccttctccagaggatcttcctgacccagggatcaaaccccttcTCCTGTAGGCGGATTCCttgctactgagccaccagggaaggctttatttcattgaaagtgaaagtgttagttgcttagtcatgtccgactctctgccacctcatggactgtagcctgccggggtcctctgtccatgaaattctatagacaagaatactagattgggtagccattgccttctttaggggatcttcccaaccttgggatcaaacctggatctcctgcattgtaggaagattctttaccatctgagccaccagaagctcCTTATTTCATTAAATGGATGCAAATTATCAGCAATCGAGGGAATTTGATTGTGTCTACACTACTCTAGGAgagctgtgggagaagaaaacTGCTGACAACTTGAATGGTTTTGATTAGCCCAGAatggctttttaaattatttatggtAGAAGCCCTTTTATTCATCATGATTGAGACCAGTAGTTTGGTGAATAaccaactaaacaaacaaaaaaaggttaATACAAGAAACTGTTTAACATTTTCCTTTGAACATATAACTAGCATCTGAGACTTGACAAGTCCAAGCTGAAATCTTAATTTCTTCCCCAAACCTACTCCCCCTTCTGTTTCCTCCAGATCAGTAAGTAGTAACTCCATTCTTTCAGTGGCTTTTGAAACAATGGTTGCAAACTgccaaaaaaaaatcctaatgccTGTACCTTTGAAATATATCTGGAATCTTGTCTGTTTTACTACAGTCAGTCTGTTCTGAGGTGccatcatctcttgcctggatTATTGGAATTATTGGAATGGCTTCCACTAGTCTCATGGCCTCCACCCAGCCCCCAACCCATGCCCTGTTTTATTCGTTGCACAGTAGCTAAAGTGATTctgcaaaacaaaaaccaaaaaacgtAAGTCGCACAATATCAATCCTATGCTCAAAATTTTATAATTGCTTACTTATTCAGAGTAAAATCCAGAGTCCTTATTCTTGCCTCTCACGTCCCTTATGATCAGGTTCTGGTTATCTCTTAGCCCTCGTCCTCTACTATTGTATCCTTTAATCACGCCTCTCCAGTCACAgtggcctttttgtatttctcatATATTCTCAGCTCTGACCTTGGGGCCTTTGCAATGCTGTTCTTATCAGCCTAGTAGCTGCATGTTTGATATCTACATGGGTTGGTCCCTTTCTTCTGGGTCTGCTCAAATATTACTTTAGTAGAGAGGCCTTTTCTGTATAAACAGCCCCCTGTCATCACTCTCCATCCTTCCTGccctggtttatttttctttaaatcacttACAATTACCTGGTACATatttgtttggggcttcccaggtggtgctagtggtaaagaacccacttgtcaatgcaggagacttaagagacaagggatcagtccctgggtctggaagatcccctggagaagggtgtggccacccattccagtattcttgcctggagaatcccatggacagaggagcctggtgggctgcagtccatagtattgccaagagacatgactgaagcaacgcagtGCGTACcacgcacacatactttttttttatctctttgctGTGTCTCCCTATCAattgtgagggcttccctggtggctcagttggtaaagaatactcctgcaatgcaggagacctgggtttgatccctgggttgggaagataccctggagaagggaaaggctacccactccagtattctggcctagagaattccatggactgtatagtccatggggtcgcaaagagtcggacatgactaaggacAGGGtcttaactttatttatttttgaaaatattttttaatatttaattttacttttggctgcactgggtcttcattgctttgcacagactttctgtagttgcagcaagtaAGGGCTACCCTTTGTGCAGAGCtttggcttctcactgcagtggcttctcttgctgcggaacATAGTCTCTGGGTGCTCaggtctcagtagttgtgtctcctgggctctggagcacaagctcaatagttgtggcacatggacttagttctttcccagcatgtgggatcgaaGTTGTGttccctgcgctggcaggcagattcttaaccactagaccaccagggaagtcctggttctTAACTTTATTTACAGCTGAATCCTAATGCCTAGAATAGTACCTGgcacgtgaaagtgaaagtgttagtcactcagcctgactctttttgaccccatgggctgtagcctgccaggttcctctgtccatggaattctccagtcaagaatactggattgtgttgccatttccttctctaggggatcttcccaacccagggatcaaaccccagtctcctgcattgcaggcagattctttactatctgagccagtAAGGAAGCCATAGTTGTTGCCtaataagcagagtacatcatgggaaatgctgggctggaagaagcacaagctggaatcaagattgctgggagaaatatcaataacctcagatatgcagatgacaccacccttatggcagaaagtgaagaggaactaaaaatcctcttgatgaaagtgaaagaggagagtggaaaagttggcttaaagcccaatatgcagaaaactaagatcatggcatctggtcccatcacttcatggcaaatagatgtggaaacagtggaaacagtgtcagactttattttttgggctctaaaatcactgtagatggtgattgtagccatgaaattaaaagacgcttactccttggaaggagggttatgaccaacctagatagcatattaaagagcagagacattactttgccaacaaaggtccgtctagtcaaggctgtggtttttccagtagtcatgtatggatgtgagagttggactataaagaaagctgaatgccaaagaattgatgcttttggactgtggtgttggagaagactcttgagagtcccttggaatgcaaggatccaaccagtccattctaaaggaggtcagtcctgggtgttctttggaaggaatgatgctaaagctgaaactccagtactttggccacctcatgcgaagagttgactcattggaaaagactctgatgctgggaggaattgggggcggggggagaaggggacgacagaggatgagatggctggatggcatcactgacttgatggacgtgagtctgggtgaactctgggagttggtgatggacagggaggcctggcgatctgcaattcatggggtcacaaagagtcggacacgactgagcgactgaactgaactgaactgaataaatatttgttgagtggatGAATTAATATATAAGTGCTATGAATGAAAGGTACAGGATGCTTTGAATAAAGTATGGGTTCTGGGGACAGACTGTGCAAATGCCTCCCTGAGAAAGGGAAAATACGTTGAGACATAAGGGAGGTAAGAGGTTGGAGACAGCATTGCAGTCAGATAGAATAACATGTACAAAGGCCCTGTGGCTGGGTGGAAGGAAGCATGATGAATTCATGGAACTGAGGAGAGGCCACTATGGCTGGAGCTCAGAGAGTGTGGAAGGGTGGTAATTTTGGAAGAATCTGGAGAGATGGGCAAGGAGCAGGCCATGAAGAGTCTTGAAAGCTGAGTTAAGACTTAGATCTTTATTGTAGAAGTAAAAGAAGCTATTGAACACAAAATCTTGTACCTGAATatccatagcagcattattcattataGCCAAAAAGTGGTAACAAGTCAACTATCCATCAACCAACTgctaatggataaacaaatgtagTCTATCTATACAGTGGAATAGTATTCAAGTGTAGAAGGAAATAAACtgctgatacatgctacagcatctatgaaatgaaaacattatgctaagtgcaagaagccagacaaaaaaggTTATATGTGGTTCCATTCAGATGAAATATACAGagtaggcaaatccacagagacagaaagtaaattagtggTTTAAGAGCAGGGAGAATGGTAGAGAAGGGAAGACAAACAGTGACTGTTAATGGCTATGGGGCTTcttcttttggggtgatgaagaTGTTCCAAAATTAGTGGTGATGGTCATGCAACTTTGTAAATATACGAAAGcaactgaattgtatactttgaaatggtaaatattatgatgtatgaattatatctcagttttttaaaagaagctaTTGAAGAGGCTTAATCCAGGATGCAATGTACCTGCATTTGATAAGACcaaatttatatattgaaatgACAGTTTTGGCTACAGTGTAGAGAATGGATTAGGAATTGGCAGTTGGGCCTTAAGAAGGATGCAGAGATACATTTTGTGACAGGCCAGAGAAGGGGACAGAATTAAAATCTAGCAGATTTACTAACAGGCTAAATTTTAAGgctgaaggagagagaagccagGATGTGTCCTGCTTGTCAATATTGTCTAAGACTTTGGAAGATTCCAGTCACTATAATTTATGTTTTTACCTGACACAGGTCTTAATAAATGGtactcataattttttaaaaagttaacttgCAATGATAAAATTCTACATCAACTTTAATTATTCTGAATAACATGGTATACTTGTCTTTATGATATTGATAATGAGAATATgatctttgaaaatattaacacATAATTTGTATGAGCTTGCAAGAGACTGTTAAAAATACGTGCAATTATGAATTCCTCCCCAAGATACTATTTGAAATCCACTTGGATTCATGGCATCTTATATTATAATTCTTTGATGATTTCATTATCTTTAGTCCCAAGAAGAGTCCTGTGTCACATCCATGCCAATGGCTTTATGAAAAAAGGAAGCCAAGTGAAACAGGTTTGCTCCAAAAGGATGGTCTGCTTCTTCATGAAAACATACGCCAAGGAGTTAGCGACTTCTGCAACTGGGCTACTGCCTTTGTAAGTTACTATTAA
This window contains:
- the FAM47E gene encoding protein FAM47E isoform X5 — translated: MADHSWLFPPAPRAGMRVGRTCRPRYRENLPSKCFMEHKGGLPGPTSLDSRRWRFMRTGQDDFRRGCPPCEGLATLGPREGLLPQIYHRAPPPAPKKRHAALCSKLSPGQQARKAFLAAIEAQLTLHPLALYPDLEEDMPTELLLKVLEVLDPDKKLEDTWAYCQGIRKRMKKPTKLLKKRSTQVYLGLPKKSPVSHPCQWLYEKRKPSETGLLQKDGLLLHENIRQGVSDFCNWATAFKPHKPKWVKMRYGAWYLNPKLWKKQRADEPLVDPKVLRKAQDENFKKELQEQEELLVDLHGAVAFKNFILSRGYRMPSFLEKMYMKKECKRECNQRQSYKITQA
- the FAM47E gene encoding protein FAM47E isoform X1 is translated as MADHSWLFPPAPRAGMRVGRTCRPRYRENLPSKCFMEHKGGLPGPTSLDSRRWRFMRTGQDDFRRGCPPCEGLATLGPREGLLPQIYHRAPPPAPKKRHAALCSKLSPGQQARKAFLAAIEAQLTLHPLALYPDLEEDMPTELLLKVLEVLDPDKKLEDTWAYCQGIRKRMKKPTKLLKKRSTQVYLGLPKKSPVSHPCQWLYEKRKPSETGLLQKDGLLLHENIRQGVSDFCNWATAFGSLNIDEEFILRQFDINYQSKPCYNVLHTIRPSKVPLELKKRSGLNKLQEPQLFQKLDCEQRLRKPQKPHKPKWVKMRYGAWYLNPKLWKKQRADEPLVDPKVLRKAQDENFKKELQEQEELLVDLHGAVAFKNFILSRGYRMPSFLEKMYMKKECKRECNQRQSYKITQA
- the FAM47E gene encoding protein FAM47E isoform X2; the protein is MADHSWLFPPAPRAGMRVGRTCRPRYRENLPSKCFMEHKGGLPGPTSLDSRRWRFMRTGQDDFRRGCPPCEGLATLGPREGLLPQIYHRAPPPAPKKRHAALCSKLSPGQQARKAFLAAIEAQLTLHPLALYPDLEEDMPTELLLKVLEVLDPDKKLEDTWAYCQGIRKRMKKPTKLLKKRSTQVYLGLPKKSPVSHPCQWLYEKRKPSETGLLQKDGLLLHENIRQGVSDFCNWATAFGSLNIDEEFILRQFDINYQSKPCYNVLHTIRPSKVPLELKKRSGLNKLQEPQLFQKLDCEQRLRKPQKPHKPKWVKMRYGAWYLNPKLWKKQRADEPLVDPKVLRKAQDENFKKELQEQFLEKMYMKKECKRECNQRQSYKITQA
- the FAM47E gene encoding protein FAM47E isoform X3, with amino-acid sequence MADHSWLFPPAPRAGMRVGRTCRPRYRENLPSKCFMEHKGGLPGPTSLDSRRWRFMRTGQDDFRRGCPPCEGLATLGPREGLLPQIYHRAPPPAPKKRHAALCSKLSPGQQARKAFLAAIEAQLTLHPLALYPDLEEDMPTELLLKVLEVLDPDKKLEDTWAYCQGIRKRMKKPTKLLKKRSTQVYLGLPKKSPVSHPCQWLYEKRKPSETGLLQKDGLLLHENIRQGVSDFCNWATAFGSLNIDEEFILRQFDINYQSKPCYNVLHTIRPSKVPLELKKRSGLNKLQEPQLFQKLDCEQRLRKPQKPHKPKWVKMRYGAWYLNPKLWKKQRADEPLVDPKVLRKAQDENFKKELQEQVSCVPAHL
- the FAM47E gene encoding protein FAM47E isoform X4; this encodes MGPGECCSLDAWGVPSRSEDDDCLPGESSSGVWSSLSGNADDSTIPPRSQPTYKGSATQKCLTSLPLKLYQSILLLLLKVLEVLDPDKKLEDTWAYCQGIRKRMKKPTKLLKKRSTQVYLGLPKKSPVSHPCQWLYEKRKPSETGLLQKDGLLLHENIRQGVSDFCNWATAFGSLNIDEEFILRQFDINYQSKPCYNVLHTIRPSKVPLELKKRSGLNKLQEPQLFQKLDCEQRLRKPQKPHKPKWVKMRYGAWYLNPKLWKKQRADEPLVDPKVLRKAQDENFKKELQEQEELLVDLHGAVAFKNFILSRGYRMPSFLEKMYMKKECKRECNQRQSYKITQA